The proteins below come from a single Eucalyptus grandis isolate ANBG69807.140 chromosome 3, ASM1654582v1, whole genome shotgun sequence genomic window:
- the LOC104416897 gene encoding protein ACCELERATED CELL DEATH 6-like, with translation MDHNCVSITIKDDEIREQQRARLKALESINKPHCQAELKCHMNPLLHAAAKEGDVNKFIKALERYSAEERVSLSRIINMQGPSGNSLLHIVAGIEKADILRVLLEVIWDKRLITKVNNQGDTALHITARAGRMWTAELLLSCGSILDMANDAGNTALHEAVKNRHYELTNLLLSRGSRSVNKKNKESKCPLYLAVEMGDLKLLVRLVEAMDVKKVPRPMIQGMSPVHGAVMHQRLDMLKEMLMRKKELFNLRDARGGTPLHRAASENYVDGVKFLVKEFASSAFEGDEEGYFPIHIACKMGHLDTIKELLRHWPDPEELLNLKEGQNILHIAAKYGRASTVECILGDPKLEKLINAKDKEGNTPLHVATLQWQPKVLFYLTRDKRVDLKLVNNKNSTAQDIVDEKLQTIDAPFRKIWTRIVLASAKAPRGKDKAICRSTGLGPWRRLKPSNLDRLKNQANTRMVVATLVAAMTFAAGFSVPGVYNSSEPNAGIATLLNKSMYDIFVICNTVALYSSIISVVILLWTQINDSHAVHHALRSARLPLLIALATMSVAFMTGFT, from the exons ATGGATCACAATTGCGTGAGCATAACCATCAAGGATGATGAAATTCGGGAGCAGCAAAGGGCCAGATTGAAAGCACTAGAGTCGATAAACAAACCACACTGCCAAGCAGAACTCAAATGCCATATGAATCCGCTGCTGCATGCCGCTGCAAAAGAAGGCGACGTCAACAAGTTCATCAAAGCCCTTGAAAGGTATTCCGCCGAAGAGAGGGTTTCTCTGTCTCGCATTATCAACATGCAGGGTCCTTCTGGGAACTCATTACTCCACATCGTAGCGGGAATTGAGAAGGCTGACATCCTTCGAGTCCTCCTCGAGGTCATCTGGGACAAGCGGCTCATCACCAAGGTGAACAACCAAGGGGACACGGCACTCCACATCACGGCAAGAGCTGGCAGGATGTGGACGGCTGAGCTCCTCCTCAGCTGTGGCAGTATTTTGGACATGGCAAATGATGCAGGGAACACGGCGTTGCACGAGGCTGTGAAGAACCGTCACTACGAGTTGACCAATCTGCTCCTGAGTCGAGGCTCAAGATCGGTGAATAAGAAGAATAAGGAGAGCAAATGCCCACTGTACTTGGCAGTCGAGATGGGCGACCTGAAGCTTCTCGTGCGCTTGGTTGAAGCAATGGATGTGAAAAAAGTCCCTCGGCCTATGATACAAGGCATGTCGCCGGTTCACGGTGCCGTGATGCACCAAAGATTAG ATATGCTGAAAGAGATGTTAATGCGGAAGAAAGAGCTATTCAATTTAAGAGATGCTCGAGGTGGGACTCCCCTCCATCGAGCAGCATCCGAGAATTATGTAGATGGGGTCAAATTCTTGGTTAAAGAGTTTGCTTCCAGCGCCTTTGAGGGCGACGAAGAGGGCTATTTTCCAATCCACATCGCATGTAAGATGGGTCATCTCGACACTATCAAGGAGCTACTTCGACATTGGCCAGATCCAGAAGAGTTGCTAAATCTTAAGGAAGGGCAAAATATACTTCACATTGCAGCAAAGTACGGAAGGGCCTCCACTGTAGAATGCATACTCGGTGATCCTAAGCTTGAGAAGCTTATAAATGCGAAAGACAAGGAAGGAAACACGCCTCTACATGTGGCCACATTGCAATGGCAACCCAAGGTTCTATTCTATCTCACTCGGGACAAAAGAGTTGATCTTAAACTGGTAAACAACAAAAACTCAACGGCTCAAGACATTGTAGACGAGAAACTGCAAACCATCGATGCTCCATTTCGCAAG ATCTGGACACGAATAGTCTTAGCATCTGCTAAAGCACCCAGAGGCAAAGACAAAGCAATTTGTCGGTCAACAGGCTTAGGCCCATGGAGACGTTTGAAGCCTTCGAATTTGGATAGACTAAAGAACCAGGCCAACACTCGTATGGTCGTGGCAACACTCGTTGCCGCCATGACATTTGCTGCTGGCTTTTCTGTACCTGGAGTATATAATAGTTCTGAACCAAATGCAGGAATCGCTACACTGTTGAACAAATCTATGTACGACATTTTCGTGATTTGCAACACCGTTGCCTTGTACAGCTCGATAATTTCAGTTGTGATACTTCTTTGGACGCAAATCAATGATTCGCATGCGGTGCATCATGCCCTCAGAAGTGCAAGGTTACCGCTGCTCATAGCTCTTGCGACAATGTCCGTGGCCTTCATGACGGGGTTTACGTGA